Proteins from a single region of Sediminitomix flava:
- a CDS encoding DEAD/DEAH box helicase gives MKHNITKLQSATKIEAIVFDSEFYKNINIAGAYQFSSGDYKTFEGAIQIGQWVEYLASLDTMPFLVGHNVIVDVTTLMINYVHYKQGKTLTGEFINDFQLNPEAFKEFECNLSDLSTFFEQTRTKTGTRYRLKREFGFCANMTQPKAQQLARLLKYLQTEKTALHVFKKICSHAIEASGEGKRMMDNSGTFATLKHFADSIGQGYIDIPAFDKDVETEDERTTLLDYLKKDVLVTVEMFKKYTLPKLQGHEQLLLDQGKSYQLSTLLSINSVINKLFPTEANAVGVKVGSYSITDIKVPGTDLISADLKAFFEGSTAESIVQSMEAKMKFSTGKSDEFLYSIKGVEHKFKRGGLHAEEKGLFVSDDEWQIVDIDFGSFYPLLIANFIPMVFGKTSHFSTDILKQLIADRLDAKAKAKQAKKAGNIEEEEKWAQQAQLKKIVINSLFGLTNAEYSSLCVPKGNLMTCLTGQYFITALIYYVNSLLEGEMKLLQTNTDGITIMCKRGALDFEKFTSEAGKAYSIPLEITEYEMMHVINVNNYFAVESVGDDKRIKAKGIWQTKDPYRSQFPAPVLELIRENIQLSSEELELLLSSKAGLWTYSGTYPTLSQGSGRKFKYSNKSQNINATHTADDTLAKAETFLNAKVLNRLFDTQKPLNFDYKNLTPYQELVDANIITSTEFPLELIANYSGGQQKKIYNLKGMGYGIDEIHETYESNRSMYGYSLPVEEGKSVWLDFDCTHPDDLPKDLRKLFEKHFHVYSEENRAKGRMRVLATMPSPYHIEVKEIEEDMSEDVRQTLSITELPAQGVLCLSGYNTVQKKVLKLTKPNIKKLSPYFTFTPLDSTCPSSVKTTNSDAGTKIGSLLVGADLKGLKWSHNTETQRLYLILDDGTETVDMLSGRVYSKKHTAKQILDKGKVSVLGEYEYFKMHFHTETGDGYSSDIVHRISEETYLQVQQIVLQVKQALAKSALQVYANKTLEIKRQIQPDTTLEAPTGSGKTYASGSALLEWALRGEVSVLFVHSKETIHSVYKDMIRASIDALSSEYQVKIDPKSVQSTMAELGVIKFMATSDISMLENAKLVITTHAYLSESFLPKYVSRLNAFQSIIEHSIVDEEHLFNRYEVVQLEHAYEFNKLHNTFSICKSDDFKRLSAITDAEYAKLTHTIPSSEGESNEDEEQEEVKCHFTEQLSFCFQSFSYRDQTRDTFKPEVLTKFNDRLDRKYLFDECIELTPAEAWQGMTNDTQMLDVYSATWRHEGYEKFKQAYLQSMGSEDALYEEFYEILYNHISAGKVLFFKPFYYNKPVLDEETQEFKRGQLQRSIEKGNGLWHIALKKDSTLFDKSTRLSATPVPDREITRLETKVTSIDQLLINFKETGDHRTLLAPKNICQKSTECNDTLFICARKHMIEKVDGFNGYILSDVSDKLITAESVIEDVNHSGNLLTYINSSTALVGRNYNETLTLTLNISDLTESLVGCLEKGIQHPHKAKAGMLKQIIGRIMRSSDTTERMGGKIVKELVFEGMAQLRFRPELRLVLSEILESIKDTVGEDKILMRQNGRKILTEFSFELSSLHKEHNVALSDLRENLVGGYINQNDFEKRVKELQKTFEKKKKPITETYRKWISAYLPCNDFEKNEDCVLALLNEHNKK, from the coding sequence ATGAAACATAACATTACAAAACTACAATCCGCTACGAAGATCGAAGCGATTGTCTTCGACTCTGAATTCTATAAAAACATCAATATTGCAGGAGCCTATCAATTTAGCTCTGGTGACTACAAAACCTTTGAAGGTGCTATTCAGATTGGTCAGTGGGTAGAATATCTTGCAAGCCTTGACACCATGCCTTTTCTAGTCGGGCATAATGTAATTGTTGATGTCACGACCTTAATGATCAATTACGTTCACTACAAGCAAGGTAAGACATTGACGGGGGAATTCATCAATGACTTTCAGCTCAACCCAGAGGCATTCAAGGAGTTTGAGTGCAACCTTTCAGACCTGTCTACCTTTTTTGAACAGACTCGAACTAAAACAGGTACACGCTACCGCCTCAAACGTGAATTTGGCTTTTGTGCCAACATGACTCAACCTAAAGCACAGCAACTAGCTAGGTTACTGAAGTACCTACAAACTGAAAAAACAGCTCTTCATGTCTTCAAGAAAATATGTTCGCATGCAATAGAAGCCTCTGGGGAGGGCAAACGCATGATGGACAATTCGGGTACTTTTGCAACCCTTAAACACTTTGCTGATAGTATCGGGCAGGGCTATATCGACATTCCTGCGTTTGACAAGGACGTAGAGACGGAAGATGAGCGCACAACTCTGCTTGATTACTTGAAGAAGGATGTCTTGGTAACTGTTGAAATGTTCAAGAAGTATACCCTGCCGAAGTTGCAAGGACACGAACAATTGCTTCTCGATCAAGGGAAGTCATATCAACTCAGTACCCTGCTATCGATTAACTCTGTAATTAATAAGCTCTTTCCCACCGAGGCGAACGCTGTTGGAGTAAAGGTTGGTAGTTACTCTATAACGGACATAAAAGTTCCTGGTACAGACCTTATCTCTGCCGACCTAAAAGCTTTCTTCGAGGGGAGCACTGCCGAAAGTATCGTTCAAAGCATGGAAGCTAAAATGAAATTCAGCACAGGCAAATCGGACGAATTTCTTTACTCGATCAAGGGGGTTGAGCACAAGTTCAAGCGAGGAGGTTTACATGCTGAAGAGAAGGGCTTGTTTGTGAGTGACGATGAATGGCAGATCGTTGATATCGACTTTGGTTCATTTTACCCTTTACTGATAGCCAATTTTATACCGATGGTATTTGGCAAAACGTCTCATTTCTCTACGGATATACTCAAGCAGTTGATTGCAGATCGACTAGATGCTAAGGCGAAAGCTAAACAAGCGAAAAAGGCGGGCAATATTGAAGAGGAAGAGAAATGGGCACAGCAAGCTCAACTCAAAAAGATCGTCATCAACAGCTTGTTTGGTTTGACGAATGCTGAATATTCGTCACTGTGTGTGCCTAAAGGTAACTTGATGACCTGCTTAACGGGACAATATTTCATTACGGCTCTTATCTACTATGTCAACAGTTTGCTGGAAGGGGAAATGAAGCTTCTACAGACGAACACTGATGGTATTACAATCATGTGTAAGCGAGGAGCACTAGACTTTGAGAAATTCACATCCGAGGCTGGGAAGGCGTACAGTATACCTCTTGAGATTACAGAGTATGAGATGATGCATGTGATCAATGTCAACAATTACTTTGCTGTGGAATCCGTGGGGGATGATAAACGCATTAAAGCGAAGGGCATTTGGCAAACAAAAGACCCTTATCGCTCACAATTCCCTGCCCCTGTCTTAGAGTTGATTCGTGAGAATATTCAACTTTCATCAGAAGAGTTAGAGCTGTTGTTAAGCTCAAAGGCAGGGCTCTGGACATATTCGGGAACTTATCCAACTCTCTCACAAGGGAGTGGAAGAAAGTTTAAGTACAGCAACAAGTCGCAGAATATCAATGCGACTCATACAGCAGATGATACACTTGCTAAGGCAGAAACGTTTTTGAATGCAAAGGTGCTTAACAGACTATTTGATACCCAGAAACCTCTTAATTTTGACTACAAGAACCTCACACCTTATCAAGAGCTTGTTGATGCAAATATCATCACGTCGACAGAGTTCCCACTAGAACTCATTGCGAATTATTCTGGCGGTCAGCAGAAGAAAATATACAATTTAAAAGGGATGGGATACGGAATCGATGAAATACATGAGACGTACGAGTCGAACAGAAGCATGTATGGTTATTCACTACCTGTAGAAGAAGGAAAATCCGTCTGGTTAGATTTTGACTGTACCCATCCTGACGATCTTCCAAAAGACCTACGAAAACTCTTTGAAAAGCATTTTCACGTATACAGTGAAGAAAACAGAGCAAAGGGACGCATGAGGGTTTTAGCAACAATGCCTTCACCTTATCATATTGAGGTCAAGGAAATAGAAGAAGATATGTCAGAGGATGTTAGGCAAACACTTTCTATTACAGAACTCCCTGCTCAAGGAGTGCTCTGCCTCAGTGGTTATAATACGGTACAGAAAAAAGTACTGAAATTGACCAAGCCCAACATCAAAAAGCTTTCCCCATATTTCACCTTTACACCGCTTGACTCTACCTGTCCAAGTAGCGTAAAAACGACTAATAGTGATGCAGGAACTAAGATAGGAAGTCTATTAGTAGGCGCAGACCTCAAGGGGTTGAAGTGGTCACACAATACCGAAACGCAACGCCTTTATCTCATTCTTGACGATGGTACAGAAACTGTAGATATGTTAAGTGGCAGGGTATACAGTAAAAAGCACACGGCAAAACAAATTCTTGACAAGGGTAAAGTATCTGTCCTAGGTGAATACGAATACTTCAAAATGCACTTCCATACAGAAACAGGTGATGGCTACTCTTCTGATATCGTACACAGAATCTCTGAGGAGACTTATCTTCAAGTACAACAAATAGTTTTGCAAGTAAAGCAGGCACTAGCAAAGTCTGCCCTACAGGTGTATGCAAACAAAACGCTTGAGATCAAAAGACAGATACAGCCTGACACAACGCTTGAAGCACCAACAGGCTCAGGTAAAACGTATGCTTCAGGTAGTGCTTTACTGGAATGGGCTTTACGAGGTGAAGTCTCTGTATTGTTTGTTCATTCGAAAGAGACAATACATTCGGTCTACAAAGACATGATTCGTGCGAGTATAGATGCCTTATCCTCAGAGTATCAAGTGAAGATTGACCCAAAATCGGTACAAAGTACCATGGCTGAACTCGGTGTTATCAAGTTCATGGCAACTTCAGACATCAGCATGCTTGAAAATGCAAAGCTAGTGATCACTACGCATGCCTACTTATCGGAGTCTTTTCTACCGAAGTATGTGTCTAGGCTGAATGCCTTTCAATCAATAATTGAACACTCAATTGTGGACGAAGAGCACCTCTTCAACCGCTATGAGGTTGTACAGCTCGAACATGCGTATGAATTCAATAAACTGCACAACACCTTCTCGATATGCAAATCTGATGATTTCAAAAGGCTTTCAGCTATTACGGATGCCGAATACGCAAAGCTTACACATACAATACCGTCATCAGAAGGTGAAAGCAACGAAGACGAAGAGCAAGAGGAGGTGAAATGTCACTTTACAGAGCAATTGTCTTTCTGCTTTCAAAGTTTCTCGTACCGAGATCAAACCCGTGACACCTTCAAACCCGAAGTGCTTACAAAATTCAATGACAGACTTGACAGAAAATACCTGTTCGACGAGTGTATCGAACTCACCCCTGCCGAAGCATGGCAGGGTATGACCAACGACACACAAATGCTGGATGTGTACTCTGCCACATGGAGACATGAAGGCTATGAAAAGTTCAAGCAAGCCTATCTTCAAAGTATGGGGAGCGAAGACGCTTTATACGAGGAGTTTTATGAAATCCTTTATAATCACATCTCGGCAGGGAAAGTGCTATTTTTTAAGCCTTTCTACTATAATAAGCCTGTATTGGACGAAGAAACTCAAGAATTCAAAAGAGGACAACTTCAACGATCAATTGAGAAGGGGAATGGGTTATGGCATATCGCTCTCAAAAAGGATAGCACGCTTTTCGACAAAAGCACCCGATTAAGTGCAACGCCTGTACCTGATCGAGAGATCACACGGCTGGAAACAAAGGTAACCTCCATAGATCAGCTACTGATCAACTTCAAAGAGACAGGAGATCACCGAACACTACTTGCACCCAAGAATATTTGTCAAAAGTCAACAGAGTGCAATGACACGCTGTTTATATGCGCACGAAAGCACATGATTGAAAAAGTCGATGGGTTCAATGGCTATATCCTTTCAGATGTATCTGATAAATTGATTACAGCAGAAAGTGTAATTGAAGATGTTAATCATTCGGGTAATTTGCTGACCTATATTAACTCAAGTACCGCACTCGTGGGCAGGAATTACAATGAGACACTCACTCTCACATTAAACATCTCAGACCTCACGGAAAGCCTTGTGGGATGTCTTGAAAAGGGGATTCAACACCCTCATAAGGCGAAGGCAGGGATGTTAAAACAGATAATTGGGCGTATTATGCGAAGCAGTGATACTACAGAGCGTATGGGGGGTAAGATCGTCAAGGAACTAGTTTTTGAAGGGATGGCACAATTGAGATTTCGCCCCGAACTAAGGCTGGTATTGAGCGAAATACTTGAATCTATAAAAGACACGGTTGGGGAAGACAAGATACTTATGCGTCAAAACGGTAGAAAGATTTTGACAGAGTTCAGCTTTGAGTTGAGTAGTCTGCATAAGGAACACAATGTGGCATTGTCAGACCTTCGAGAAAACCTCGTTGGCGGTTACATAAATCAGAATGATTTTGAAAAAAGAGTGAAGGAATTGCAAAAAACTTTTGAAAAAAAGAAAAAACCTATCACTGAAACCTATCGAAAATGGATCAGTGCTTACCTACCATGCAACGATTTTGAAAAAAATGAAGATTGTGTGTTGGCGCTGTTGAACGAACACAACAAAAAATAG
- a CDS encoding MbcA/ParS/Xre antitoxin family protein yields the protein MAKDSQVFNFISEFPEEQESLLYLFEISGWSKTDLSELLNISTSELNNYLNKKRTFKSDIQERVVYLIGLVNQGHRVFASVEGFNKWLKKDNVYLDWNSPYEMAKRLSSIALVCNMLNSLEFGDLS from the coding sequence ATGGCAAAAGATTCTCAAGTCTTTAATTTCATTTCTGAGTTTCCTGAAGAACAAGAAAGTCTACTATATTTATTTGAAATTAGCGGATGGTCAAAAACAGATCTTTCAGAGTTACTGAACATTAGTACTTCAGAGTTGAACAATTATCTTAACAAGAAAAGAACTTTTAAATCTGATATTCAGGAGAGGGTTGTTTATTTGATTGGTTTAGTAAATCAAGGACATCGAGTTTTTGCTTCTGTAGAAGGGTTCAATAAATGGCTTAAAAAAGATAATGTCTACTTAGATTGGAATTCTCCTTATGAGATGGCTAAGAGACTTAGTAGTATTGCTTTAGTCTGTAATATGCTTAATAGTTTAGAGTTTGGTGATCTATCATAA
- a CDS encoding GIY-YIG nuclease family protein, giving the protein MYGKTITTFIPNTEESSVVIKTVSNSIIRAVGLPRNLIEKYKDRIDLKRACLYFLFGNDEKTLEPSVYIGEAGNAFERLQRHENSAKFEWSHALVISSSTEGQLLSTATKYLENHSYMVAKTIGRYKVYNSVTPPKPMVPESLEASLLESFEIIRLVMEESGYNLFKPLIEIDSKLLYINRKGIKATGEYTSEGFVVLRGSEASIEIKPCLYHSIVLLREKLLETGVMIRKEGIYVFEKDHLFPTPSSAAETVLGVVASGWTEWKDEGGRTLKVLWKNGDK; this is encoded by the coding sequence ATGTACGGCAAAACAATTACAACTTTTATTCCCAATACAGAGGAAAGCTCTGTAGTCATCAAGACTGTTAGCAACTCTATTATCAGAGCAGTAGGACTACCTCGTAACCTTATCGAAAAGTACAAAGACAGAATTGATTTAAAACGGGCATGTCTTTACTTCTTGTTTGGTAACGATGAGAAAACCCTAGAACCATCTGTCTATATAGGAGAGGCAGGTAATGCCTTTGAACGACTCCAACGGCATGAAAATAGTGCAAAGTTTGAATGGAGCCATGCTCTAGTCATTTCTTCCAGCACAGAAGGACAACTTTTGTCTACAGCTACAAAATACCTTGAAAATCATTCTTATATGGTCGCAAAGACTATTGGCAGGTATAAAGTTTACAACTCTGTCACACCTCCCAAACCTATGGTACCTGAAAGCTTGGAGGCAAGTTTGTTGGAGAGCTTTGAGATCATTAGGCTTGTCATGGAGGAGTCTGGCTATAACCTTTTCAAGCCCCTTATCGAAATCGATAGCAAGCTCCTTTATATCAATAGGAAAGGAATTAAAGCAACAGGTGAATACACCAGTGAAGGCTTTGTTGTACTACGTGGATCTGAAGCAAGTATTGAAATAAAGCCATGCCTCTATCATTCTATCGTTCTGCTAAGAGAAAAACTCTTGGAAACAGGGGTTATGATACGTAAAGAAGGAATATACGTTTTTGAGAAAGATCACCTGTTTCCCACACCGTCTTCAGCTGCTGAAACTGTTCTTGGGGTTGTGGCGTCTGGATGGACAGAGTGGAAAGATGAAGGTGGACGAACTCTTAAGGTACTTTGGAAGAACGGAGACAAATAA
- a CDS encoding helix-turn-helix domain-containing protein, which yields MAEMNMYTYIQSDEQYYSYCNKLERLVTIEAEGGEVDFIEIDFLTLLIQNYDERTSSIKPGNIHPVELIKYLMECHEMSIRILADKMNVHNSTVSKVLNHKLDISPKNAEKLSSIFALKPEVFIFFDKNKG from the coding sequence ATGGCTGAAATGAACATGTATACTTATATCCAGAGTGATGAGCAGTATTATTCATACTGTAATAAATTAGAAAGGTTAGTTACAATAGAGGCTGAAGGAGGAGAGGTTGACTTCATTGAGATTGATTTTTTAACATTGCTAATTCAAAATTATGATGAACGTACATCATCTATCAAGCCAGGTAATATACACCCTGTTGAATTAATTAAGTACCTAATGGAATGTCATGAAATGTCAATAAGGATACTCGCAGATAAAATGAATGTTCATAATAGTACCGTCAGTAAAGTTCTTAACCATAAACTGGATATATCTCCAAAAAATGCAGAGAAACTAAGTTCAATTTTTGCATTAAAACCTGAGGTATTTATTTTCTTTGATAAGAACAAAGGTTAG
- the surE gene encoding 5'/3'-nucleotidase SurE, translating to MTENKRPLIFVSNDDGITAKGISHLVNLMQQLGDVLVVAPNSPQSGMGHAITINDPLRYYKSNIWGEEVEAYECSGTPADCVKLAKNYLNEGRVPDLVVSGINHGSNASVSVLYSGTMSAAIEASIEGLPSIGFSLCDYSHDADFSHTDDFILEICRNVLEKGLPEGITLNVNFPPKSEEEIKGIKYCRQSVAKWQEAFDQRQDPYNREYLWLTGKFVCEDKGEGTDIHAIDNNYVSVVPVTYDMTAYKALKEIEENWSSKG from the coding sequence ATGACAGAAAATAAGAGACCGTTGATTTTTGTGTCTAATGACGATGGAATTACAGCAAAGGGCATTAGTCACTTAGTGAATTTAATGCAGCAATTGGGAGATGTATTAGTGGTAGCTCCTAATAGTCCGCAATCGGGAATGGGACATGCTATCACAATTAATGATCCACTAAGATATTACAAATCGAATATTTGGGGTGAAGAAGTAGAGGCATATGAATGTTCGGGAACTCCAGCAGACTGTGTGAAGTTGGCTAAAAACTATCTGAATGAAGGGAGAGTACCTGATTTGGTGGTAAGTGGTATTAATCATGGTTCGAATGCATCTGTGAGTGTTTTATATTCTGGTACGATGTCAGCTGCCATTGAAGCTTCGATAGAAGGTTTGCCTTCGATTGGTTTCTCACTTTGTGATTATAGTCATGATGCTGATTTTAGCCATACTGATGATTTCATTTTGGAGATTTGTAGAAATGTTTTAGAAAAAGGACTTCCAGAAGGCATCACTCTAAATGTCAATTTTCCTCCAAAATCTGAAGAGGAAATCAAAGGGATAAAATACTGTAGACAATCTGTAGCCAAATGGCAAGAAGCATTTGACCAACGACAAGATCCATATAATCGAGAATATTTATGGTTGACGGGTAAATTTGTGTGTGAAGACAAAGGAGAAGGAACAGATATTCATGCGATCGATAATAATTATGTATCTGTTGTACCTGTCACCTATGACATGACAGCCTATAAAGCACTCAAAGAAATTGAAGAAAATTGGTCGTCGAAGGGATAG
- a CDS encoding phage integrase SAM-like domain-containing protein yields MAISIYFQLGKKEDKKGKDYVCMTVYKGRGKQFSCATGYKIHPKNWDAENQIARRRAEDARVINSHLDLRKDDIEDIYIKELEANLIDWDTFKAKAKFIAHKKNKGKVFNLSSTQIKSKQDFFQVCEAFLDIKGKIYSRNTIKGYEDLFSKLKEFEAEKETNIIFSQITLPWFDQVINFLIDSQLMNSSINNHLKNLKAFLNWASDRGYYQKRFDFTKIGKLPESEGDTIALNKKELLRLYEIDLSAFPHLEPVRDVFCFLCFTLQRYQSYKDYSPDQIMNNGTTWAAQCGKVYGIAYVPLNLFDHRAKHILEKYNYTLPEYADGYLNKEIKKICEMAGINEKVFVSKRIGNREIGIYKYKYEVISCHSARRTGVSLASEFLTLPQIQKITKHKSLKTLQKYINIDRESLKNHCTRVTLY; encoded by the coding sequence ATGGCTATTTCAATTTACTTTCAACTAGGCAAAAAAGAGGATAAAAAAGGGAAGGATTATGTTTGTATGACAGTATACAAAGGTAGAGGTAAGCAATTCTCTTGTGCAACAGGTTATAAAATACATCCAAAAAATTGGGATGCAGAAAATCAAATTGCAAGACGTAGAGCAGAAGATGCACGAGTCATTAACTCGCACCTCGATCTTCGAAAAGATGATATTGAGGATATTTATATAAAAGAACTCGAAGCAAATTTGATTGACTGGGATACCTTCAAGGCAAAAGCAAAATTTATTGCTCACAAGAAGAATAAGGGGAAAGTGTTTAACTTAAGCTCTACCCAAATCAAAAGTAAACAAGACTTCTTTCAAGTATGTGAAGCCTTCCTTGACATCAAAGGTAAGATATATTCCCGAAACACTATAAAAGGATATGAAGACCTTTTTTCAAAACTAAAAGAGTTTGAAGCAGAGAAAGAAACCAATATTATCTTCTCACAAATCACCTTACCTTGGTTTGATCAGGTTATTAACTTTCTCATAGATAGTCAACTCATGAATTCATCTATTAACAACCATCTCAAGAACTTGAAAGCGTTTTTGAATTGGGCATCCGATAGAGGCTATTACCAAAAAAGATTTGACTTTACTAAGATCGGAAAGCTTCCTGAATCAGAGGGAGATACAATAGCTCTAAATAAAAAAGAGCTATTGAGACTGTATGAAATAGACCTTTCTGCTTTCCCTCACTTAGAGCCGGTTAGAGATGTGTTTTGCTTTTTATGCTTTACACTGCAACGTTACCAGTCATATAAAGACTATTCTCCCGATCAGATAATGAATAACGGGACTACTTGGGCTGCACAATGTGGGAAAGTATACGGTATTGCCTACGTCCCTTTAAATCTGTTTGATCACAGGGCTAAACACATTCTTGAAAAATACAATTATACTCTTCCAGAATATGCCGATGGATACTTGAACAAAGAGATCAAGAAAATATGTGAGATGGCAGGGATCAATGAAAAGGTTTTTGTCTCTAAGCGAATAGGAAATAGGGAAATAGGCATCTATAAATACAAATATGAAGTCATTTCATGCCATAGTGCACGTCGAACAGGAGTATCGTTAGCATCAGAGTTTTTGACACTTCCACAAATTCAGAAAATCACTAAACATAAAAGCTTGAAAACATTACAAAAGTATATCAATATTGACCGTGAAAGTCTAAAAAATCACTGCACAAGAGTCACCTTATATTAA
- a CDS encoding helix-turn-helix domain-containing protein: protein MKEIKTSETNQINLVPNKLITGSELCSILGISMPTLKSWRDKRLVKAIQRGDYYYFNKENTLDAILGKKRRKECQQYVDKDTIAERLKLPPHRVKYYSNKGLIPMYTFERSRFYDLNEVLKHLFPSRVGEAITVLNEKELYELLGVQRNTVIKWRKEGVIKATSLGAAHLYVKEDICESVFRDQRPYPCSRLYKIKDIQLLLGLSQMSIYRRMNKDEIPSHRFQGKDYFDLSEVFKAVTGEDQIFEITSEKQILDKGEVTKQELKAAVNDQRIRVYTFTGVRFYSTEELKAYLEELNKNKKWLGIDELFSIVPDLSETKLNSYIEAGTIRAYTHKETIVFKRSDIKVLTSSQVA from the coding sequence ATGAAAGAGATAAAAACCTCTGAGACAAACCAAATAAATCTAGTACCTAACAAACTCATTACTGGAAGTGAGCTGTGCTCCATTTTGGGGATTAGTATGCCGACTCTGAAATCATGGCGAGACAAAAGGCTTGTCAAAGCTATCCAAAGAGGAGACTATTACTATTTCAACAAAGAGAATACTCTTGATGCAATTCTCGGTAAGAAACGACGAAAAGAGTGTCAGCAATATGTTGACAAAGACACAATTGCAGAGCGACTCAAACTACCTCCTCATAGAGTGAAATACTACAGTAATAAAGGGCTTATTCCTATGTATACTTTTGAGCGCTCTCGGTTCTATGACCTGAATGAAGTTCTTAAACACTTGTTTCCTTCAAGGGTAGGAGAAGCTATCACAGTTCTTAACGAGAAAGAATTGTATGAATTGCTGGGTGTACAACGCAATACAGTAATCAAATGGAGAAAAGAGGGAGTCATCAAAGCGACTTCTCTAGGTGCTGCCCATCTCTATGTAAAAGAAGATATCTGTGAGAGTGTCTTTAGAGATCAGCGCCCTTATCCTTGTAGTCGATTGTACAAAATCAAAGACATACAACTACTGCTTGGACTGTCACAAATGTCTATATACCGACGCATGAACAAGGACGAAATCCCAAGCCATCGCTTTCAAGGCAAGGATTACTTCGATTTGTCAGAGGTGTTTAAGGCTGTTACAGGAGAAGATCAAATCTTCGAAATCACTTCTGAAAAGCAAATACTTGACAAAGGTGAAGTAACTAAGCAAGAGCTTAAAGCAGCTGTCAATGATCAAAGAATCCGAGTTTATACATTCACAGGAGTGAGATTTTATTCTACAGAAGAACTTAAGGCTTACTTAGAAGAACTTAATAAGAATAAGAAATGGCTTGGCATTGATGAGCTGTTTTCGATAGTACCAGACCTTTCTGAAACAAAGCTAAACTCGTATATCGAGGCAGGGACTATCCGAGCATATACCCATAAAGAGACTATTGTGTTCAAGAGATCTGATATAAAAGTCTTGACCTCGAGTCAGGTCGCTTGA